In a genomic window of Paramicrobacterium chengjingii:
- a CDS encoding Nramp family divalent metal transporter — translation MPKFLDAGSMTERGRRQPRAARGIWLLGPALVAGVAYLDPGNVASNMTAGAQYGYLLVWVVVLGNLMAWLIQYLSAKLGIVTGESLPEVLGRRISRRPARIAYWLQAELVAIATDLAEVIGGAVALNLLFDLPLIGGALITGAVSMVLLTVQSRRGARHFEFVIIGLLVIIAIGFGAGIVIAPPDAAETASGLIPRFDGTESVLLAASILGATIMPHAIYAHSALARDRFKPSPDRPKTRTLLRATRWDVTVAMVIAGAVNLAILLLAASVLPGVAGTDSLEGAHAAIAVGVGPVVATLFAVGLLASGLASTSVGAYAGAEIMHGLLHRRIPLLARRLISLIPAVVIVMIGVDPTRALVLSQVVLSFGIPFALVPLVAVTAKRGVLGRYSNRKITTIAGIIASALLIALNAALLVLTAAGA, via the coding sequence ATGCCTAAATTTTTGGATGCCGGATCGATGACGGAGCGTGGACGACGCCAACCGCGAGCAGCGCGCGGCATCTGGCTGCTCGGCCCGGCGCTCGTCGCCGGCGTTGCGTATCTCGATCCGGGAAACGTCGCGAGCAACATGACTGCTGGTGCGCAATACGGCTACCTTCTCGTATGGGTGGTTGTGCTCGGCAACCTCATGGCGTGGCTCATCCAGTACCTCTCTGCAAAACTCGGCATCGTCACAGGCGAAAGTCTGCCCGAGGTGCTCGGTCGACGCATCAGCAGACGCCCCGCGCGCATCGCGTACTGGCTGCAGGCTGAGCTGGTGGCGATCGCGACGGACCTCGCTGAGGTGATCGGCGGCGCGGTGGCGTTGAACCTGCTCTTCGATCTGCCTCTCATCGGCGGCGCCCTCATCACAGGAGCGGTGTCGATGGTGCTGCTCACCGTGCAATCCCGGCGCGGCGCACGGCACTTCGAGTTCGTGATCATCGGCCTGCTCGTCATCATCGCGATCGGGTTCGGCGCGGGCATCGTCATTGCGCCGCCCGACGCTGCCGAGACGGCGTCGGGCTTGATTCCTCGCTTCGACGGCACGGAATCCGTGTTGCTTGCCGCGTCGATTCTCGGTGCGACGATCATGCCGCACGCGATCTACGCCCACTCGGCACTCGCCCGCGACCGGTTCAAGCCCTCACCCGACCGGCCGAAGACGAGAACGCTTCTGCGGGCGACGCGGTGGGACGTAACCGTTGCGATGGTGATCGCGGGAGCTGTGAACCTGGCGATTCTGCTGCTTGCGGCATCCGTTCTGCCCGGCGTGGCCGGAACGGACTCGCTCGAGGGAGCCCACGCCGCGATTGCTGTGGGGGTCGGCCCCGTCGTTGCGACTCTTTTCGCCGTCGGGCTGCTTGCCTCGGGGCTCGCGTCGACGTCTGTGGGCGCATACGCGGGTGCCGAGATCATGCACGGGCTCCTTCACCGCCGCATCCCCCTGCTTGCCCGCCGCCTGATCTCGCTCATACCGGCCGTGGTGATCGTGATGATCGGCGTCGACCCGACACGCGCGCTCGTGTTGAGTCAGGTAGTGCTGAGCTTCGGCATTCCCTTCGCCCTTGTTCCGCTTGTTGCCGTGACGGCGAAACGCGGAGTTCTCGGACGGTACTCAAACCGAAAGATCACGACGATCGCGGGCATCATTGCGTCGGCTCTGCTGATCGCGCTCAACGCGGCGCTGCTCGTGCTCACGGCAGCGGGTGCGTGA
- the fdhD gene encoding formate dehydrogenase accessory sulfurtransferase FdhD, giving the protein MGRITARRRVARYTVGERISVREDHLAVEEPLELRVGGEALTITMRTPGNDVELAQGFLLAEGIVNSPSHVLSAMHCASDGEENTYNILDITLDPVVPPLATGLRRAFSTTSSCGLCGKASIDAVRTTSAFDLRTDDTAVDAEFLATLPDRLRAGQSAFDKTGGLHAAALFDVATGELLVLREDVGRHNAVDKAVGWALANGHVPGRGLVLMVSGRASFELTQKAFMAGIPILAAVSAPSSLAAEMADDVGLSLVGFVRDNRMVVYAGAERVTNESTATASSVTQRVARVRTA; this is encoded by the coding sequence GTGGGCAGAATTACAGCTCGACGACGAGTCGCACGCTACACCGTGGGTGAGCGTATTTCGGTGCGCGAAGACCACCTCGCGGTTGAAGAACCCTTGGAACTTCGCGTCGGAGGCGAAGCGCTGACGATTACGATGCGAACGCCGGGAAACGACGTCGAACTTGCCCAGGGATTTCTGCTCGCAGAGGGCATTGTGAACAGCCCTTCACATGTGCTCAGCGCCATGCACTGCGCGAGCGACGGTGAAGAGAACACGTACAACATTCTCGACATCACGCTCGACCCGGTAGTTCCGCCACTCGCTACAGGACTGAGGCGCGCATTCTCGACGACGAGTTCATGCGGACTTTGCGGCAAGGCAAGCATTGACGCTGTGCGCACAACATCAGCCTTCGATCTTCGTACCGACGACACGGCGGTCGACGCCGAGTTTCTCGCGACGCTTCCGGATCGGCTGCGCGCCGGCCAGTCCGCGTTCGACAAGACGGGCGGCCTGCATGCAGCGGCCCTCTTCGATGTGGCAACGGGGGAGCTGCTTGTGCTGCGCGAGGACGTCGGGCGACACAACGCCGTCGACAAGGCAGTGGGTTGGGCGCTGGCGAATGGTCACGTTCCAGGCCGTGGCCTCGTGCTGATGGTCTCTGGACGAGCGAGCTTCGAACTGACGCAGAAGGCATTCATGGCCGGCATCCCGATTCTCGCCGCTGTGTCGGCTCCGTCGTCGCTCGCAGCCGAGATGGCCGACGACGTGGGATTGAGCCTCGTCGGATTTGTGCGGGACAACCGCATGGTTGTGTACGCGGGTGCCGAGCGCGTGACTAATGAGAGTACAGCGACGGCGAGTTCTGTGACCCAGAGAGTGGCGAGAGTGAGGACGGCATGA
- a CDS encoding FdhF/YdeP family oxidoreductase, with protein MSDETDVSKPKDWAAGVPGIAHAMGPAFKDVGVSRSLKGLLTMNQKDGFDCMSCAWQDPPERKTFEFCENGAKAFVWEATPILVESDFWRQHPVSELADKTDYWLGQQGRLTEPVYKAQGDDHYRPVTWERAFEILGDELNGLDSPNEAAFYTSGRTANETAFLYQLFVRAFGTNNLPDCSNMCHESTGTAMSDTVGVGKATVRYTDFEKADLIIVMGQNPGTNHPRMLTALEDAKKNGASIVAVNPLPEAGLKRYKNPQTVRGLVGRGTDLADQFLQVKLAGDMALLQALSKRVLDAEARRGGVIDREFIERYCHAFDAFTKNLESLDEQRVRDATGVTSAEIDELAERYMSSERVIITWAMGLTQHEFAVPTITEIINLLMLRGNIGRPGAGASPIRGHSNVQGDRTMGIWEKMPDAFLDALHEEFGVELPREHGLDAVGSVRAMRDGAVKVLVALGGNFAKAISDTDVSEAALRKTRLTVQISTKLNRSHAVVGETALILPVLGRSEIDRQRTGEQFVTVEDTVAAIHASKGTLEPVAPNLLSEVSVVTRMARAVLGESSTIDWAHFEHDYDSIRDRIARVVPGCDDFNKKVRAPGGFDLPHGPRDSRTFPTETGKAQFAVNELRVIDVPSGRLLLQSLRSHDQFNTTIYSNNDRYRGVKNGRRVIFVNADDLAELGIDDGATVDVHGEWSDGVDRVARGFRVITYPTAKGCVATYFPEANVLVPLDFTAHGSNTPVSKSIIVRLEPTAEAAA; from the coding sequence ATGAGCGACGAGACTGACGTATCGAAGCCAAAGGACTGGGCTGCCGGAGTGCCCGGTATCGCGCACGCGATGGGGCCGGCGTTCAAAGACGTCGGCGTCAGCCGTTCTCTCAAGGGACTTCTGACGATGAACCAGAAGGACGGCTTCGACTGCATGAGCTGCGCCTGGCAAGACCCACCGGAGCGCAAGACCTTCGAATTCTGCGAGAACGGCGCGAAGGCTTTTGTGTGGGAGGCGACGCCGATTCTGGTGGAGAGCGACTTCTGGCGACAGCATCCGGTGTCTGAACTCGCCGACAAGACCGATTACTGGCTGGGGCAGCAGGGGCGCCTCACTGAGCCCGTCTACAAGGCCCAGGGTGACGACCATTACCGCCCGGTGACGTGGGAGCGGGCTTTTGAGATTCTGGGTGACGAGCTGAACGGTCTCGATTCCCCCAACGAGGCGGCCTTCTACACGAGCGGCCGCACGGCAAATGAGACGGCGTTTCTCTACCAGCTGTTTGTGCGTGCCTTTGGGACCAACAACCTCCCTGACTGTTCGAACATGTGCCACGAATCTACGGGCACGGCAATGAGCGACACGGTCGGCGTGGGCAAGGCGACCGTGCGGTACACCGACTTCGAGAAGGCCGACCTGATCATTGTGATGGGCCAGAACCCGGGAACGAACCATCCGCGCATGCTCACTGCGCTTGAGGATGCAAAAAAGAACGGTGCATCGATCGTCGCCGTCAACCCGCTCCCCGAGGCGGGGCTCAAGCGCTACAAGAACCCTCAGACCGTTCGCGGATTGGTGGGGCGAGGCACCGACCTTGCCGACCAGTTTCTGCAGGTGAAGCTCGCTGGCGACATGGCGCTGCTGCAGGCATTGTCGAAACGAGTGCTCGATGCCGAGGCCAGGCGCGGTGGAGTCATCGATCGGGAGTTCATCGAACGCTATTGCCACGCCTTCGACGCGTTCACGAAGAACCTCGAGTCGCTCGATGAGCAGCGGGTGCGTGATGCCACGGGCGTGACATCCGCCGAGATCGACGAGCTGGCCGAGCGCTACATGTCGAGCGAGCGCGTGATCATCACGTGGGCGATGGGGCTCACGCAGCACGAATTCGCAGTGCCGACGATCACCGAGATCATCAACCTGTTGATGCTTCGTGGCAACATCGGCCGGCCGGGCGCTGGTGCATCGCCGATTCGCGGGCATAGCAACGTGCAGGGCGATCGCACGATGGGCATCTGGGAGAAGATGCCCGACGCGTTTCTCGACGCGCTCCACGAGGAGTTCGGCGTCGAGCTGCCTCGCGAGCATGGACTGGATGCTGTCGGCTCGGTGCGAGCAATGCGCGACGGAGCAGTAAAGGTGCTCGTCGCTCTTGGTGGTAACTTCGCCAAGGCGATCTCAGACACCGACGTCTCCGAGGCGGCGTTGCGGAAGACGCGTCTCACCGTGCAGATCTCGACAAAACTCAATCGCTCGCACGCTGTCGTTGGCGAGACTGCGCTGATTCTGCCGGTGCTGGGACGCAGCGAGATCGACAGGCAGCGAACGGGCGAGCAGTTCGTCACTGTCGAAGACACCGTCGCAGCCATCCACGCCTCGAAGGGTACGCTCGAGCCCGTCGCACCGAACCTGCTTTCGGAGGTCTCCGTCGTCACCCGCATGGCGCGCGCCGTGCTGGGTGAGAGCAGCACCATCGACTGGGCGCACTTCGAGCACGACTATGACAGCATCCGCGATCGGATCGCTCGTGTGGTTCCCGGCTGCGACGACTTCAACAAGAAGGTGCGTGCTCCTGGCGGTTTCGACTTGCCGCACGGCCCACGCGACAGTCGCACGTTCCCCACGGAGACCGGCAAGGCGCAGTTCGCCGTGAACGAGCTGCGTGTCATCGACGTGCCATCAGGGCGCCTGCTCTTGCAGTCGTTGCGGTCGCACGACCAGTTCAATACGACGATCTACAGTAACAATGACCGCTATCGCGGCGTCAAGAACGGCAGAAGGGTGATCTTCGTGAATGCAGACGACCTCGCCGAACTCGGCATCGACGACGGCGCGACTGTCGACGTGCACGGGGAATGGAGCGACGGAGTCGATCGGGTGGCGAGGGGCTTCAGGGTGATCACGTACCCGACGGCCAAAGGGTGCGTCGCGACGTATTTTCCCGAGGCGAACGTGCTCGTTCCGCTGGACTTCACAGCGCACGGCAGTAATACACCCGTGTCGAAGTCGATTATCGTGCGGCTCGAGCCCACTGCAGAAGCGGCGGCCTGA
- a CDS encoding metal-dependent transcriptional regulator, with translation MRPPAAVVEDYLKTIYSHTEWQPDDITPSQLAARLELAPSTVTEMVKKLAAAGLVTHKRYGSISLTDTGRVQAIAVVRRHRLIETWLVTEMGYTWDAVHDEAEVLEHAISDRLLDAIDERLGRPDRDPHGDPIPDAAGRSAREEFILLSAAAVGHVGTALRISDRDPELLRLLERRGIDVGTRLRVDAQHPLQVSTNAAALSLPDEAGASIWVTA, from the coding sequence ATGAGACCCCCCGCAGCCGTGGTCGAGGATTACCTCAAGACCATCTACTCGCACACCGAGTGGCAGCCAGACGACATCACACCGTCACAGCTCGCCGCCCGTCTTGAGCTCGCGCCATCGACGGTCACCGAGATGGTGAAGAAGCTGGCCGCCGCAGGGCTCGTGACGCACAAGCGCTACGGTTCGATCTCACTCACCGACACGGGACGAGTGCAGGCTATCGCCGTTGTGAGACGGCACCGTCTCATCGAGACGTGGCTCGTCACCGAGATGGGCTACACCTGGGATGCCGTGCATGATGAGGCCGAGGTGCTCGAACACGCCATCAGCGACCGCCTGCTCGACGCGATCGACGAACGCCTCGGGCGGCCTGACCGCGACCCGCACGGTGACCCGATTCCGGATGCCGCTGGGAGGAGCGCCCGCGAGGAGTTCATTCTGCTGTCCGCCGCTGCCGTCGGGCACGTAGGCACTGCGCTGCGCATCAGTGACCGCGACCCCGAGCTGCTTCGCCTTCTCGAGAGACGCGGTATCGACGTGGGAACTCGGCTGCGCGTCGATGCGCAGCATCCGCTTCAGGTTTCGACGAATGCGGCGGCGCTCTCGCTCCCCGACGAGGCCGGCGCATCCATCTGGGTGACCGCCTAG
- a CDS encoding ABC transporter permease, whose product MSWVVSNFEQIWELTVTHVGLSIPPIVLGFLLSVPLGWVAHRYAVSRSILLTVSGLLYTIPSLSLFLVLPAILGTTQLDPANVVVAMTIYALALMVRSAADGFASVEPSVRQSATAVGYSGWGRFWAVELPLAGPVLVAGMRVVSASTVSLISVGSLIGVSSLGYLFIDGLNRQFPTEILAGIVATIVIAVVFDVALVALGRLLMPWTRSGARDKRRRAPVRTEVAA is encoded by the coding sequence ATGAGCTGGGTCGTCTCGAACTTCGAGCAGATCTGGGAGCTCACCGTGACACACGTCGGGCTGAGCATCCCGCCCATTGTGCTGGGATTTCTGCTGTCGGTTCCGCTGGGCTGGGTGGCGCATCGCTATGCTGTCTCGCGCAGCATCCTGCTCACCGTGAGCGGCCTGCTCTACACGATTCCGTCGCTCTCGCTCTTTCTCGTGCTGCCCGCCATCCTCGGAACGACCCAGCTCGATCCTGCCAACGTCGTCGTCGCTATGACCATCTACGCGCTCGCACTGATGGTCCGCTCGGCTGCCGACGGCTTCGCCTCCGTCGAACCGAGCGTGCGTCAATCGGCAACCGCCGTCGGGTACTCCGGATGGGGACGATTCTGGGCAGTCGAGTTGCCTCTGGCCGGTCCTGTTCTGGTTGCCGGTATGCGGGTTGTCTCGGCAAGCACAGTGAGTCTGATCAGCGTCGGCTCGCTGATCGGCGTCTCGAGCCTCGGATACCTGTTCATCGACGGTCTCAATCGGCAGTTCCCCACGGAGATTCTCGCGGGAATTGTCGCCACAATCGTCATCGCTGTTGTCTTCGACGTCGCTCTCGTCGCTCTCGGCCGGCTTCTCATGCCGTGGACGCGGTCGGGTGCTCGCGACAAGCGTCGTCGAGCGCCCGTGCGCACGGAGGTCGCAGCATGA
- a CDS encoding ABC transporter ATP-binding protein has product MIQFDHVSKTFPDGTRAVDDFSLTIPSRQTTVFVGSSGCGKTTILRMINRMVDPTGGSIHIDDDDIATLNPVTLRRRIGYVMQNSGLLPHRTVIDNVATVPMLTGVKKAEAHASALELLDTVGLDRGLADRYPAQLSGGQQQRVGVARGLAIDPNILLMDEPFGAVDPIVRRELQQELLRIQSKLAKTIVFVTHDIDEAFLLGDNVVILRPGGQIVQAGSAEDIISSPADDFVADFVGANEGKRDLTVRERNGRRVAVDPSGRIAGVLRPEQPGDA; this is encoded by the coding sequence ATGATCCAGTTCGATCACGTCTCGAAGACATTTCCCGATGGCACGCGGGCGGTCGACGACTTCAGTCTGACCATCCCCTCGCGCCAGACCACTGTCTTCGTTGGGTCATCAGGATGCGGCAAGACGACCATCCTGCGCATGATCAACCGCATGGTCGATCCGACGGGCGGGAGCATCCACATCGACGATGACGACATCGCGACGCTCAACCCCGTGACGCTTCGACGGCGCATTGGCTACGTGATGCAGAACTCGGGGCTGCTTCCGCATCGCACGGTCATCGACAACGTCGCCACCGTTCCGATGCTGACGGGCGTGAAGAAAGCGGAGGCCCATGCGTCGGCGCTCGAGCTGCTCGACACCGTCGGGCTCGATCGCGGGCTCGCCGATCGCTACCCCGCACAACTCTCGGGCGGTCAGCAGCAACGGGTCGGGGTCGCGCGCGGGCTCGCGATCGACCCTAATATTCTGCTGATGGACGAACCCTTCGGTGCCGTCGATCCCATCGTGCGCCGTGAGTTACAGCAAGAGCTGCTGCGCATTCAGAGCAAATTGGCCAAGACCATCGTGTTCGTCACCCACGACATCGACGAGGCGTTCCTGCTCGGCGATAACGTCGTGATCCTCCGCCCTGGCGGTCAGATCGTGCAGGCGGGATCCGCAGAAGACATCATCTCCTCGCCCGCAGACGACTTCGTCGCCGATTTTGTGGGCGCTAACGAGGGCAAGCGCGACCTCACCGTGCGCGAGCGCAACGGGCGCCGAGTCGCCGTCGATCCGTCTGGGCGCATTGCAGGTGTGCTGCGACCGGAGCAGCCGGGCGACGCATGA
- a CDS encoding RNA methyltransferase, with protein sequence MTDAAFPPSHELSTNGVGPWPGDWPEGEQYDPELLEKGDTRNVIDRYRYWSMEAIVADLDEVRHPFHVAIENWQHDMNIGSIVRSANAFAADTVHIVGRRRWNKRGAMVTDRYQHVMHHSTVADLVESARQSDLPIIGIDNVPGSVIIETFAFPAQCIMLFGQEGPGLSAEAIDACEAVVEISQFGSTRSINASAAAAVAMHTWVTQHVTFD encoded by the coding sequence ATGACGGATGCTGCATTTCCCCCGAGTCACGAGTTGTCGACGAACGGTGTCGGCCCGTGGCCCGGCGACTGGCCAGAGGGGGAGCAGTACGACCCGGAACTACTCGAGAAGGGCGACACCCGCAACGTCATCGACCGCTACCGGTACTGGAGCATGGAGGCAATCGTCGCCGACCTCGACGAGGTGCGGCATCCGTTCCACGTCGCCATCGAGAACTGGCAACACGACATGAATATCGGATCGATCGTGCGCAGCGCGAACGCCTTCGCCGCCGATACCGTGCACATCGTTGGACGCCGGCGGTGGAACAAACGCGGAGCCATGGTGACCGATCGCTACCAGCATGTCATGCACCACTCCACCGTCGCGGATCTCGTTGAATCAGCGCGGCAGTCCGACCTGCCGATCATCGGCATCGACAATGTGCCCGGCTCGGTGATCATCGAGACGTTCGCCTTTCCCGCTCAGTGCATCATGCTCTTCGGCCAGGAAGGCCCGGGGCTTTCGGCCGAGGCCATCGACGCATGCGAGGCGGTTGTCGAGATCAGCCAGTTCGGGTCCACGCGCTCGATCAACGCGTCCGCTGCGGCTGCCGTCGCCATGCACACGTGGGTGACGCAGCACGTCACATTCGACTGA
- a CDS encoding HAD-IIA family hydrolase, with amino-acid sequence MRTREDIECWLTDMDGVLVHENRAVPGAAELLQQWRFENKPFLVLTNNSIFTPRDLSARLRDSGLDVPEESIWTSALATAAFLQEQASGGSAFVIGEAGLTTALHAAGFIMTEVNPDFVVVGETRNYSFEAITKAIRCINKGARFIATNPDATGPSSEGVLPATGAISALITKATGRDPYVVGKPNPMMFRSALNRIGAHSENTGMIGDRMDTDVVAGIEAGLHTVLVLTGISDQAEIEKYPFRPNEVLGSVADLLNDEPVETETY; translated from the coding sequence GTGCGCACCCGTGAGGACATCGAATGCTGGCTCACCGACATGGACGGCGTTCTCGTCCATGAGAACCGCGCGGTTCCGGGAGCAGCCGAGCTGCTTCAGCAGTGGCGCTTCGAGAACAAGCCGTTTCTCGTTCTCACCAACAACTCGATTTTCACCCCACGCGATCTCAGCGCGCGCCTTCGCGACTCGGGACTCGATGTTCCCGAGGAGTCGATCTGGACGTCGGCCCTCGCAACGGCTGCCTTCCTGCAAGAGCAGGCGTCCGGCGGCTCGGCATTCGTGATCGGTGAGGCCGGCCTCACGACCGCGCTGCACGCGGCAGGTTTCATCATGACCGAGGTGAACCCCGATTTCGTCGTCGTCGGCGAAACGCGCAACTATTCGTTCGAGGCGATTACTAAGGCGATTCGCTGCATCAACAAGGGCGCGCGATTTATCGCAACGAATCCGGATGCCACGGGACCCAGCTCCGAAGGTGTGCTGCCCGCGACGGGGGCGATCTCTGCACTCATCACGAAGGCGACGGGGCGCGACCCCTATGTCGTGGGCAAACCGAACCCCATGATGTTCCGCTCCGCGCTCAACCGCATCGGCGCACACTCGGAAAACACGGGAATGATCGGTGACCGCATGGACACCGACGTGGTCGCCGGCATCGAAGCTGGACTGCACACCGTACTTGTGCTTACCGGGATCAGCGACCAGGCCGAGATCGAGAAGTACCCGTTCCGCCCGAACGAAGTGCTGGGCAGCGTTGCCGACCTGCTCAACGACGAGCCCGTCGAGACCGAGACCTACTGA